The sequence AATTTATGTGTATTCCACTATAAAATCaatgcattattttattaatttatgtgtATTCCActataaaaagttaaaaaagCATCTTTCATTAATTCACTATACAATTGTTTTATTAATGCTATGTGAATGCTATCTAAAATAATAAGTAATCCAGGCAGATTATGAACTTTCGAAAAAACCatctttatttattaaattctttattttattacagttatgtgcatttaatttattttattattttttatcatgcAGATAGACAATGAGTGACAGTAATAACAGAAGAACAGACCCCGCTTGAAAATACGCTGATGAAATCGATCCACCCACCGACAAACCAGTTAAATACAAATACTTCAGATGCAAATTTTGCAGCAAGGAAATTTCTGGAGGTGTAAAAAGAGTGAAGGATCACCTTGCATGCAATCATAATGAAGTGGCGATATGTCGAAAGGTACCTGATGATGTGAAGAAAGAGACACAGATGTACTTGAGTGCCTTCACTGACAACAAGCACAAGAAgcaaataaattttaaagagATGGTCGATAATGGATCGTATTACCAAGGTGGCGATGCTCCTATTGTAGGTGGTGGCAGCAGTGGCGGTGGCACTGACAATGCTCTTATATCGGAGAATGTAGGGTCTAACCCTAGTGGTACTATTTCTACTAGAGGAGTAAGAGGTCCCATAGATCGGTATATGGCGAGCGACAGGGATGGACAAATACCTCCAGCAAAGCCCAAAGAGCACTGAAATCAAGTTTGCTTAGACATTGGAAGATTCTTTTATGAGAATGCTATCCCATTTCATGCTGCAACAAGTGCATCATTTGTGAGTATGGTACAATCAATTGGAAATTATGGTCGAGGACTAAAGCCTCCATCTATGCATGAGCTAAGGAATTGGATACTAGATGAGGAGAAGAAGACGACCGAGAAAACGGTGGATGAGATCAAAGAAACCTGGAAGAAGACTGGTGTTTCCATATTATCCGATGGTTGGTCGGATATGAGAAATAGAAGTCTAATCAACTTCTTGGTGAACAATCAGCATGGCACTGTTTTTTTTAGAACGGTTGACGCATCAGACTGTGTGAAGGATGCTCAAAAACTTTTTGAGTTGCTTGATGCTGTTGTGGAGGAAGTTGGTGAAGAGCATGTCATCCAACTTGCACAATGCAGCCAATTACAAAGCAGCTAGGAGGAAGTTGATGGAGAAGCGGACACAATTGTATTGGACTCCATGCGCAGCACATTGCATCGACTTGATGCTTGAGAAGATTGGTGAGTTGCTgcaacacaaaaatgcattactcAAGGCGAAGAAGGTGACCAACTTTATATACAATCATCAATGGGTGCTATATCTTTTTAGAAAGACGGCAAAAAAAGATTTGCTTCGACCCGCTGCGACACGATTCGCCACTGCCTACTTGACATTAGAGAGCATGCTTGCATTACAACAACCATTGCAAGCGATGTTTGTATCAAGAGAATGGCAAGGATGTGCTTGGGCAAAAAAGGCTGATGGAAAGGAAGTGAAGAAAGTTGTTATGAACGACAACACATTTTGGCCTAGTGTGGTTTACTCCATTAAAACCACTAAGCCACTTGTCGATGTTCTGAGGATAGTTGATGGCGAGAGGACACCAGCTATGGGCTATATTTATGGGGCTATGGATGAGGCGAAGGAGAAGATAGCCATGAACTTGGAGGGAAACGTGGCTTCGTACAAAGAAATTTGGAACATCATTGATGAGAAGTGGGATACTCAGTTGCATAGAGACTTGCATGCAACTGGATACTATCTCAATCCTCGATATAGGTGGAGTCCAAATGTTTCCACACATTCTGAGATCAAGAGTGGATTGTACAAGTGTTTAGATCGGCTAGTTCCGAATCAAAATACTTACTCCAAGATTGATGCTCAACTCGATGAGTACAATTACAAGAAAGGATTATTTGGCATTCGAGCATCTTTGTCATCGTACATGACACGTCCACCAggtattattaaataatttagtcttttaatttaatttcttatcataAATAGTTAATACATAGTTTTCTTCTATATTAGTTATATGGTGGGACAATTTTGGTGATGATGTTCCGGAGCTGAAAGCATTTGCAATTAGAGTCCTTGGTCTTACTTGTTCAGCCTCCGCATGTGAGCGCAATTGGAGTATGTTCAATCACGTGCACACAAAGAAAAGAAATCGTCTAACCACGGCGAGGTTGAACGATTTAGTGTACATCATGTACAATAGAAAATTAAAGTACAAGCATATGATGATACAACAACGGAAGGATGATGTTGATCCATTGGTTGTTGAAGAAGCGGCTTCTGATGATGAGTGGGTAGCCAACCCAATCCAAGTTGAGGAAGATGAATTGCCGCTCACAATTCAAGCAGAAAGCTCATCCGGACAAAGGAAGAGGAAACAAAGAGGTACTTTACTTATACTTATTAGATTCTTAACTAAAGAAACATGATAATATTCTAGAAAAACTTTAACATTTAGATTATATGATGATATAGGTGGGAACCGTGGACTGATtgatgaggatgaagaagatgaatatgatggagatggagatgggGATACTTTACACTTCTTGGACATTTGATGATTTTTTCgattttaatttaagattttaaaGACTTAATGACTTGTTTAGAACTTATGAGTTTTGGAATATTTGTTAGGTTTTTATGTGTTTTGCAATGTTTGCTATGTTTTTAAGTGTTTTATGATATTAggtataatttatctatttttatacGCCTCACACCGTTTTGAAACTTACGTTTCGTGAGGCGGACGAAAAACGTTTCGTTTCACAAAACGTACTTTCAAACATTGGCGCTAATTAGTCGTCTTCACCTTAACACATCATCTATCATTTTTTCAGTGAATTGGCTTTATAAATGGtgttatatactcccttcgtccattaAAGATATGACACTTTACTTTTGGCACgacttttaataaaatgtgagtgaagctagtagtggagtaagggtcccactttaaatgtgaatGGAATGGTGtagaccctactactaaaaatggatgtgacatattttttgtggacgaacgaaaaaggaaattgtggcatatttttggtggacgaagagagtacaattttttgtatttttgtttttacttttttatttttaaattcaatattttttttaaattaaaaattcaagattacattaattataataaaataaaatacttaaaataaaatacaataattaaaaataaaattatacaattttttttaaggttCAATTGGACCAAAACAAGATCAACTGTGCTCCTTTAAATTTGAGGAGAGCCGAGCGTGAGGTCGTGGTCTCGCATGGATAATTGTTGATTCACATACGTTAGAAATTTTGGCGCAGCTCCGATGCAAGGACGAGATGAGGCTGAGCGACTTGAAGCTTCGTTGGCGAATTCTTGGTTCGCAAGTCTTCCACTGAACTCCATAACCACATGGGCTGAAATAAAGAAGTTATTTCTGGAACACTTTCTTCCTCCAACTAAGACTAATGCATTGAAGAAGTAGATTAGTGGAGCCAAACAAGGAGATTGAGTGCTCCGAAAATTTATGGTTTGGGCAACTATCCACCAATCTCCTTGTTTGGCTCCACTAATCTCCTTCTTCAATGCATTAGTCTTAGTTGGAGGAAAAAAGTGTTCCAgaaataacttgttcatttCAGCCCATGTGGTTTTGGAGTTTGATGGATGACTTCCGAACCGAGAATTCCCCTTTCCTGATTGAGTGAAAGGGAATGCAGCCAATCTGAACTGTTCTTTTGTCACTCCAGTTGGTCGTTTCTGCACCTTGCAAATCTTGATAAACTCGCTCAGAAAATTGTAAATCCTTTTTTGCCATAAAACTTGGGAAGAACATTGAGCAATCCGAACTTTATCTCAATAGATGTGGCAACCTCCGACATCCTTATTGGTGTAGGAGGATCATCCGCCTCGTGACTGGAAAGGTCACACAATTTGGGATCATTAGCAGCCATGTCACCTTCAGTGATCGCGACGAAAGTAGACTCAACTTCTTCTTCGGTGTCTGTTCCTGCTTCTCCTAAAGGGttcgtttgggcaaacagatccTCTTCAACAGTTGAGGCACTGGGTTCAGTTTCGAAAAATTGTTTTGTCTGGGCAGACAGAGCAATTTTTGATTCTGACAGATTCAACTGCTTTATCTCCTTTGTCTCCTTCCCCAACCTTTTTGTCGTCTTCTCGATTTCGAAATCGTAAAGGAGAATTGGCTTGGAAGACCTacaaataaacaacaaaaagaaaaaaaaaaaatctatagaaaaaagaaaaataattaacaccaTTTCCCAGCAACGACGCCAATTTGGAGATCGTCGtctaccaccaaataattcctgcgatAATACTAAGAATtaaatgttggatttgtatactgaaagcaagaactttatgcttgtatacaatgattcctgttttcactattcttatctcctatctgattgtgttcatgattgcatatgcatgttctttatctctgtataagtagattatatggtgtgttgtagatcacagaagaccatataattggaataaccttaagagatataatatgatcacagccgaaataactctaggacaagttattggtttaggctgcagtatagatagaagtagtttgtcttggctacttgtctatactggtacgtcattacgtattgataggaccacagtttgagatgtattcttctatctgacttaagtgaagaataaaGATCTcagtgacttataaatcttaatactaataagtattcagatatatatattaattcgtatatcactttgacttactatgggtgaaagttatatactaactcgagtactctgtatcttgggtgatagcggttaatatatgatatttgattatctgtattagtacccgtatccggtataggataatgacatccccttaaggagctcaataaggtttattacgctaaaccctgcaggttgattaagttcaggcgtaataataaagtttgagtggtactgcttaaggaattattaagagattaattaatttaagttgtcagagctctaattaattaatggatgtcggatattttaaatacggagatttaataagtctaaatacaagccccgactcatcaccggcaataaagggc comes from Salvia miltiorrhiza cultivar Shanhuang (shh) chromosome 3, IMPLAD_Smil_shh, whole genome shotgun sequence and encodes:
- the LOC131015888 gene encoding uncharacterized protein LOC131015888 — encoded protein: MLKNFLSCLMLLWRKLVKSMSSNLHNAANYKAARRKLMEKRTQLYWTPCAAHCIDLMLEKIGELLQHKNALLKAKKVTNFIYNHQWVLYLFRKTAKKDLLRPAATRFATAYLTLESMLALQQPLQAMFVSREWQGCAWAKKADGKEVKKVVMNDNTFWPSVVYSIKTTKPLVDVLRIVDGERTPAMGYIYGAMDEAKEKIAMNLEGNVASYKEIWNIIDEKWDTQLHRDLHATGYYLNPRYRWSPNVSTHSEIKSGLYKCLDRLVPNQNTYSKIDAQLDEYNYKKGLFGIRASLSSYMTRPPVIWWDNFGDDVPELKAFAIRVLGLTCSASACERNWSMFNHVHTKKRNRLTTARLNDLVYIMYNRKLKYKHMMIQQRKDDVDPLVVEEAASDDEWVANPIQVEEDELPLTIQAESSSGQRKRKQRGGNRGLIDEDEEDEYDGDGDGDTLHFLDI